In one Gopherus evgoodei ecotype Sinaloan lineage chromosome 1, rGopEvg1_v1.p, whole genome shotgun sequence genomic region, the following are encoded:
- the SUN2 gene encoding SUN domain-containing protein 2 yields the protein MSRRSQRLGATRYYQGDDDGSSSGGSLLLGGQEPPFRDSPYRTLRRKSSSMKRLSPVPHLGPTPATQTSYYSESVISESYLGSSRGLAGGGSAAFDDPQDSDSYWGGELSARRRRRGTGGTESSKINGLAESKTYDTYASSSGYSSEDDYSGRSSMDQNTSGSGFRNAISRAGSFLWLVVTSPGRIFGLLYWWTGTTWYRLTTAASLLDVFVLTRRYSALKKLLLLLLLLLLLASVAYGAWYFYPFGFPMFYPAMFSWGAAKLSPPVAGEEEVLRAGDSSALFRAEQQILSQFQSLEKRFQTLEAEASRLEKLELQRGVAAGGGLSHEATLTLLEGLVSRREAALKEDLALRIQSELDTIQGQLQKDLNGRLEKITRASQEVEARMLQLNSEWQSSTQEGLQGSFKQEMGRLEAQLAGLRKELALLASDQQAVVKHMESLPGQIKGVREDVEAQFPRWISQFLSQPGEDGVGSLFLQREELQDQLQKLERKILARVSEDQRMSARDATASIGVVLQQEGVTGVTEEQVHLIVNQALKRYSEDRTGMVDYALESGGASVISTRCSETYETKTALLSLFGIPLWYHSQSPRVILQPDVNPGNCWAFRGSQGFAVIRLSSHIRPTAVTLEHVPKALSPQDTIPSAPKDFAIFGLDEEGQQEGIILGQFTYDQDGDPIQTFRLEGEDVGTFQVVELRILSNWGHPEYTCIYRFRVHGEPVH from the exons ATGTCCAGACGCAGCCAGCGCCTCGGGGCCACCCGCTATTACCAGGGTGATGATGatggcagcagcagtggtggcagTTTGCTACTGGGTGGCCAGGAGCCTCCCTTTAGGGACAGTCCTTACAG GACTCTACGGAGGAAATCGAGCAGCATGAAGCGCCTCTCTCCAGTCCCCCACTTGGGACCTACCCCTGCCACCCAGACATCCTACTACAGTGAGTCTGTGATCAGTGAGTCCtacctgggcagcagcaggggtcTTGCTGGTGGGGGCAGCGCTGCCTTTGATGACCCACAGGACAGTGACTCCTACTGGG GAGGGGAGCTCTCtgcgaggaggaggagaagaggcacaGGAGGTACGGAGTCCAGTAAAATCAATGGGTTGGCAGAGAGCAAGACTTATGACACCTATGCCTCTTCATCTGGCTACTCCTCTGAGGATGACTATTCAG GTCGCTCTTCCATGGACCAGAACACCTCTGGTTCTGGGTTCAGAAATGCCATCTCACGAGCAGGCTCTTTTCTCTGGCTGGTGGTCACTTCTCCAG GCCGGATCTTTGGACTGTTGTACTGGTGGACTGGAACCACGTGGTACCGCCTCACCACCGCAGCCTCTTTGCTGGACGTCTTTGTCTTAACAAG GCGCTATTCGGCTCTGAAGAAACTCCTTCTGCTgctccttctgctgctgctcctggcttccGTTGCTTATG GTGCTTGGTATTTCTACCCCTTTGGATTCCCGATGTTCTACCCTGCCATGTTTTCTTGGGGAGCAGCAAAGCTTTCGCCCCCTgttgctggggaagaggaggtgctTAGAGCTGGGGATTCGTCTGCGTTATTTCGG GCAGAGCAGCAAATCCTGTCTCAGTTTCAAAGTCTGGAGAAACGTTTCCAGACCCTAGAGGCGGAGGCATCCCGGCTGGAGaagctggagctccagagagggGTGGCAGCCGGGGGAGGCCTCTCACATGAGGCCACCCTGACGCTCCTGGAGGGACTGGTGAGCCGTCGAGAGGCTGCACTGAAGGAGGACTTGGCCCTGCGCATCCAG AGCGAGCTAGATACTATCCAAGGCCAGCTGCAGAAGGATTTAAATGGGCGCCTGGAGAAGATTACTCGGGCATCTCAG GAGGTGGAGGCCCGGATGCTCCAGCTGAATTCAGAATGGCAAAG cTCAACACAAGAGGGCCTGCAAGGGAGCTTCAAGCAGGAGATGGGCAGGCTGGAGGCACAGCTGGCAGGCCTGAGGAAGGAGCTTGCACTCCTGGCATCTGACCAGCAGGCGGTGGTGAAGCACATGGAGTCACTCCCAGGACAAATCAAGGGAGTGCGGGAGGAT GTGGAAGCACAGTTCCCCCGGTGGATCAGCCAGTTCCTATCGCAGCCTGGGGAGGATGGAGTGGGCAGCTTGTTTCTCCAGCGTGAGGAGCTACAGGATCAGCTCCAGAAACTGGAGCGCAAAATCCTCGCCAGAGTCTCTGAGGACCAGAGGATGTCTGCACGGGATGCCACGGCTAGCATTGGGGTAGTGCTGCAGCAGGAGGGAGTCACAGGTGTGACCGAAGAG CAAGTGCACCTCATTGTGAACCAAGCCCTGAAGCGCTACAGCGAGGATCGCACTGGAATGGTTGATTACGCCCTTGAATCAGGGG GGGCCAGTGTTATTAGCACCCGGTGCTCAGAAACCTACGAGACAAAGACGGCACTGCTGAGTCTGTTTGGGATCCCCCTGTGGTACCATTCTCAGTCTCCACGGGTTATCCTGCAG CCGGATGTTAACCCTGGGAATTGCTGGGCTTTCCGTGGATCTCAGGGCTTTGCTGTTATCCGTCTGTCCAGCCACATTCGCCCCACTGCTGTGACTCTGGAGCATGTCCCAAAAGCCCTCTCGCCCCAGGACACCATCCCCAGTGCACCCAAGGACTTTGCCATCTTT GGTCTGGATGAAGAAGGACAGCAAGAGGGCATCATTCTCGGACAGTTCACCTACGACCAGGATGGGGATCCCATCCAGACGTTCCGCTTGGAG GGTGAAGATGTGGGCACGTTCCAGGTGGTGGAGCTACGGATTCTGAGCAACTGGGGTCATCCAGAGTACACCTGCATCTATCGCTTCCGTGTGCACGGGGAGCCGGTCCACTAA